The Corythoichthys intestinalis isolate RoL2023-P3 chromosome 2, ASM3026506v1, whole genome shotgun sequence DNA segment ACCCCTCTCGTCGGATTGCAGCTGAGCTTCCAGGTCCTCCGGGGAGACGTAAAAGTCCTGCTCCTGGCCCTCGCGAGGTCTGGGTTTACACCTCCCGCAGCAGCAGTTGCAGCAGCAGCACAGGCAGCAACAGAAGTAGCAGCCGGTGGCCAAGCCGCAGAAGACGAAAAGCGCCTGCGTAAAAAAAGACCGACGCGCTCGAACCGGAACCAAGACCAGAAagatcaaaataaaaaaacaaaaaagctgaCCTTTGCCCACCAGCTGGAGAGCACAAAGTAAGTGTTGACGTTCTCCTCTCCGAACTGCTCGGCCACGTAGAGCCCCaacgagccgtatttgtcgtaaaTGTTGCGCTTGGTGGGGTCGTTGAGGATGGCGTGGGCATTGTTGATCTCCTTGAACTTGTCCGCCGCTTCCGGATTGTCCGGATTCTTGTCCGGGTGGAACTTCAGAGCTAGTTTCCTGATTTGTGCCAACACACAACAACggttattcatttaattagttgaaaaattatttgccaattgttcattttatttaagCGACATGATTCACTTTCGGGCCGCACAAAATGACGCAGCGGTCCGGATATGGAAAACGGACCGCCGCTTTGACACCACTGCTTTAAATAagatttttgttcttttttcatttgcatttttccttttttctcccaaaaaaaaaaaaaaaaaaaaaatgtttggttcAGTTATATAAAAAAGGATGAattgctttatttttcatttttatctttatttttttttaaattaaaaaaaaaaaaaaatgggcggGACCatactggtttttttttttcatgtgtggatttaattgagaaaaaaacgaaataataaaaatagatgaattaaatttaaataataacaataattcaaattaatttttaaaaatctaaaaaacacaattatcaGTTAAATaatcataatgataacaaataaaaataaagtagaaactaaataatcaaaaaaataaaatttaaaaaattaaaaaattaaaaaatgaatttaatttaaaattaaaaaaacttatataataaatataatatataattataaatgtATAGTTAATtgtaaaaagttaaaatttgaaaaaaaaaaacattaatattagggctgtcaaaatttatcgcgtcagcgggcggtaattaattttttaa contains these protein-coding regions:
- the LOC130910933 gene encoding dnaJ homolog subfamily C member 5-like, with the protein product MAEHQRQRSLSTAGESLYHVLGVEKLATNDDIKRSYRKLALKFHPDKNPDNPEAADKFKEINNAHAILNDPTKRNIYDKYGSLGLYVAEQFGEENVNTYFVLSSWWAKALFVFCGLATGCYFCCCLCCCCNCCCGRCKPRPREGQEQDFYVSPEDLEAQLQSDEREAAGEPIMLQPTAGATETTQLTSDGHYSYRTDTAFN